In Marinobacterium sp. LSUCC0821, the DNA window GCTTCTGGTAGAGCGTACCAATCGATATAGCAAAGAGCGCGACAATTGCGGCAACCACAGCGCCTGCATTAAGTGTAAAGTTGTGATCAACCAGTCCAGATCCCAACACAATCACTACACCGAGCAGACCTAACCAAAGACCAAACCAGGCTAAACGGTTTAAGCGAGCGCCTAACCAGTACTTCGATAGAAAGGCGGTTAGAAGAGGCTGAAGACCGACGACAATGGCTGTTACACCAGCCGGCATGTCCATCTTAATAGCGGCAAAAACACCGCCAAGGTAACCAGCGTGGATCAGCGAGCCTGTGACCAATTGATGTTTAGCGACATCCCACGATGGCCACTTAGCTCGAAATATCTGAATAAGAATAAAGAACGCGCCCAAGGTAAGAAGCATTCTGATGAAGAGATAGTTGAACGGCTCAATATAGGGCAGGCCAAAACGTGCCCCGATAAAACCGGTACTCCAGAGCAGCACAAAAGCAAAAGGTACAACACTCATCCATGATTTTGTCATCTGTTAATCCCAATCAAAAACCGCAGGCAAAAAAATACCCGCGTTAGCTTAACTAAACGCGGGTATTTTCAGAAGATAAAAATCTTATTTGATTTTAGCTTCTTTGTAGACAACGTGCTTACGTACTACTGGATCGTATTTCTTGAATTCGAATTTATCCGGAGTGTTACGCTTGTTCTTGTCAGTTGTGTAAAAGTGACCTGTACCAGCAGAAGAAACCAAACGGATCTTTTCGCGTGCGCCTTTAGCCATGATCTAGCTCCTTTGCTTAAACTTTGATGCCACGTGAACGAACATCAGCAAGAACTGTATCGATACCGTTCTTGTCGATGATACGCATACCTTTAGAAGATACACGTAGACGTACGAATTTGTTTTCGCTTTCTACCCAAAAACGGTGCCAGTGCAGGTTTGGTAGGAAACGGCGGCGTGTTTTACGTTGTGAGTGAGAAACGTTGTTTCCCGTTACTGGTGCTTTACCAGTAACCATACATACTCGAGACATTTTTAAACCTCATCTATTAACTCTGTCAGATGTTTATTGATATCTGCTAAGCAGATCTCTCAGGCGGAGCGTCCAATCAAAGGACAAAAACCCATACCGGTGAGACAGAGGCGCACAATAATACAGAAGATCCGCCATATGCGCTACCCTTTTGTTGGTTTTTTGAACAAAGAACTAGGTCGCGGTTTTTCGCTTTGCTCAAATTAACTCCTACAACATCGCCCTGTAGGAACGAATTGCGCAGGCAAACCGTGACAGTTACAAAAACCCCCGCTCGGCAAAGCTGAGCGTTTGGTTACCAGCAATAATAAGGTGATCCAGAACTCTAATATCCACTAGATCAAGCGCTGCGATAATGCGATCGGTGATTTGCTGATCGGCAAGTGATGGCTCTGACACACCTGATGGGTGGTTGTGCGCCAGGATTATCGCGCTGCAATTAAGCTCCAGCGCCTCTTGCACAATCACTCTGGGATAGACCGCAGCCGCATTAATTGTGCCGGAGAAGAGCACGCGCCACTCGATAACACGGTGCTGAGCATCTAGAAATAGACAACCAAAATGTTCACGCACTTGCCCTGCCAGCTGGGTTTGTAGATAACGTTTCACATCATCAGGATTGTTCAAAGCAGCCCCAACTGCCAGCTGCTCTGCAAGGTAGCGCCGTCCGAGCTCTAATGCAGCTTGAAGTAGCACATAACGTGCATCACCGGCACCCGCTAGCTGCTTAAACTGCTTACGATCCCTGTTTAACAACGATCGTAAACTGCCTGAATCTTTCAACCAGTTACGCGCTAACTCAACCGCATTACAGCCCGGCAACCCCTGCCCGACAAACAGGGCAACAAGCTCTGCATCACTCAAAACTGATGCATCTTGGTTCAAAAGACGCTCACGGGGCCGTTCATTAGCGGGCCAATCAAGTATTTTCATAACACCTCCCTGTGTTTTTCACTACTCTGCAATCAGTATAGGTGATAATCTAGCAACCAGTTTCAACTCAGGTTTCATAGGGCTCCCGGGGTATGCATAGACTTACTAACCGCCACATTCTTATTGGTATTACTGGTGGTATCGCAGCGTATAAAGCAGCGGAATTGACCCGCCTATTCAAAGGTGTGGGCGCTGAGGTGCGCGTTGTTCTTACTGATGCAGGTGCTGAATTCATCACGCCACTGACCCTACAAGCGCTCTCTGGCAACCCTGTGCACCAATCGTTACTGGATCCAGAAGCCGAACAAGGGATGGGCCATATTGAGCTCGCGCGCTGGGCAGATCTGATTATTGTGGCGCCAGCGACCGCTGATTTTATGGCGCGTCTCTCCTCTGGAATGGCGAACGATCTTCTGACGACACTCTGTCTCGCAACTGATGCGCCCATCGCATTGGCACCTGCGATGAATCAAGCGATGTGGCGTGACCCACGTACCCAGCAAAATCTTGAAGCACTGCTTTCACAAGGTGTAAACATCTTTGGCCCAGGCAGTGGTGAACAGGCATGTGGCGATACAGGTCCAGGCCGAATGTTAGAGCCAACGCAGATAATGCAAGCCTGTGCAAATCTTATTGCGGCAGGTCCTCTAGAGGGAAAACGAGTTGTTATCACTGCCGGTCCTACGCGTGAAGCGCTCGATCCGGTGCGTTTTATTTCAAACCACAGCTCCGGCAAGATGGGTTATGCCCTAGCAGAAGCTGCGGCTAAAGCTGGCGCAGCTGTCACGCTAATAAGCGGCCCTGTTGCTCTTGCCACCCCTAAGGGTGTGCAACGAGTAGGTGTTGAGTCTGCGCAAGAGATGTTAGATGCATCACTTATCGCTGCATCAGCTGCTGACATCTTTATTGGTGCAGCAGCCGTCGCTGACTACCGTCCAGTGATGGTCGCTGATCAGAAGATTAAGAAAGGCGCAGAAGAGGTGATGGAGATTCTGCTAACCAAAAACCCTGACATCATTGCGACTATAGCCACACTAGAACCACGACCATTTATGGTCGGCTTCGCTGCCGAGACAGAGAATGTGATCGCCTATGCTCGTTCAAAACTGGAGCGTAAGGGGCTAGACCTAGTCATCGCCAATGATGTGTCACAAAGCGATATAGGTTTTAACTCAGATGACAACGAGGTGGTGGTTGTCGGTGCAGGCGGAGAGATTGCCATGCCTCGCGCCTCGAAAGCTGCACTGGCTGAAAATTTAATCGCTCTAATTGCTGAACAGATAAATTGATATGAAAAAGCTACAAGTTAAGATTTTAGATAGCCGCCTAGGCAACAGCATTCCAATGCCGACCTACGCTACCGAGGGCTCTGCTGGTTTGGATCTGCGTGCTTGTGTAGAAGTACCAATGACTTTAGAGCCTGGCCAGACCGAACTTATCCCAACGGGCATGGCGATCTATATTGAAGACCCTTCACTTTGCGCAATGATCTTGCCACGTTCTGGTTTGGGGCATAAGCACGGTATCGTACTGGGCAACCTAGTGGGACTCATCGACTCCGATTATCAGGGCCAGCTATTTGTCTCTTGTTGGAATCGCGGCGATACAACCTTCACCATCGAACCTGGCGAGCGTATTGCACAGCTGGTTCTTGTGCCGGTAGTACAGGGCGATTTTGAGATTGTTGATGAGTTTACCGCGACTGACCGCGGCGAAGGCGGCTTCGGCTCTTCAGGTCGTCACTGATTAAGCACACCTTTGGCAATTAACTCTTGATGAACAACTTTCGCGCACCGTTGACAGAATTCGATCCCTCAATATTTAGGGCATACGATATTCGTGGCCGCGTCCCAGAGCAGCTTAATGCGCAGACTCTCTATTGGCTCGGACGCATCATCGGCCATGTTGTTGGTTTAGATAACAGCGCACCTGTCGTTGTCGGATGTGACGGTCGAGTATCCAGCCCGGATCTTAAAAAAGCGCTGGTCTGCGGCTTTCGCGAATCGGGACGCGATGTGATCGATATCGGTTTTGCACCAACGCCGCTGATCAACTACACCGCTGCTAATCTCGCTCACAACAATGCAATTGCGGTGACTGCCAGTCACAATCCAGCCGATCAGAACGGGCTGAAGATCACAATCGGCGGTAAAGCGTTGATGGATGATGAGATTGCGCAGTTAGCATCCCTGCTAGACCAGCCCTTAACGACTGGCGCGGGTCGATTAACTGAGCAGTCTCAAATTGCCAATTACAGTTACCAGCTGTGCCGCAAAATTCCACTTATGCGCCGCTGGAAGCTGGTGGTCGACTCAGGTAATGGCATTGCAGGGCCGCTTGCGAAAGCCGTATTTGAACGCCAGGGTTTAATTGTCATTCCCCTGTTTGATACTGTGGATGGCAGCTTCCCGAATCACTCACCGGACCCCTGTGTCGAAGCTAATTTAGAGCAACTGAAAAAGCGTGTCGTTTCCCATAGCGCCGACCTTGGCATCGCATTTGATGGCGATGGTGATCGTGTCGTTATCGTCGACGAGAATGGTGAAGTACTAGCAGCGGACCATCTTTTGGTGATTCTTTCCCAAGCGGCACTCGAGCGCACACCTGAGGGTACCGTTCTTTTCGATGCTAAGTGCTCCTCTGTTGTCGAGGAATTGATTCAAACTGCAGGTGGCAATCCACTCATGGGACGCACCGGACACTCGCCGATGAAGCGTCTGATGAAAACGAGCAGCGCAATTTTTGGCGGTGAACTTAGCGCCCACTACTACGACGCCGACTGGTATGGTTTTGATGACGCCATCTACACAGCCTGCCGCCTAATGGAGCGGCTTGAGCAGCTACAAACCACTGCTGCCCTGATCAAACTCGGCATCCCAAAACGCGATGCCACTCCAGAGTACCGAATTGAACTCACAGCGCAACAACATCAGCAACTCGATAGCCAACTTGGCAGTTTTGCATTTGCTTGTGACGCTATAGATCATACCGACGGCGTCAGACTCAGTTATCCGGATGGTTGGGCACTTGCTCGATTATCAAACACCGAACTTGCCCTCGTACTCCGCTACGAAGGGCACAACCGTTTAGCGCTCGAGCGGATTATCGAGCACACTAATAACCAACTCCGACACATTGACGCATCCCTCACACTTCCGGATGCATTATCGCTTAACACTTTATGAGGTCTACACTATGCCTTTAACACGCGAACAAGCCATCTCAACTGCCAACGTACTCTCTGAAGCGCTGCCATATATTCAGCGTTTTGTGGGTAAAACTCTAGTCATCAAATACGGTGGCAATGCGATGACTGATGAGTCACTGCAGGCAAGCTTCGCTCGTGACATCGTCATGCTAAAACTGATCGGCCTTAACCCTATTGTTGTTCACGGTGGCGGCCCACAGATCGGCGATCTGCTTGAAAAACTGAATATCGAATCGCACTTTGTAAACGGCATGCGCGTAACAGACTCAAAAACGATGGACGTTGTAGAGATGGTACTCGGCGGCATGGTTAACAAGGATATCGTTGGCCTAATCAACTCAGCAGGCGGTAAAGCGATCGGCCTAACTGGTAAAGATGGCGACCTACTGCGTGCGCGTAAACTGACGGTTAAACACAAGACGCCAGAGATGGAAGCGCCTGAGATCATCGATATCGGCCACGTCGGCGAAGTTGAGCGTGTTAACGTTGGCGTACTTGAGATGCTTGTTAACTCTGACTTTATCCCTGTCATCGCGCCTATCGGTGTGGGTGAAGATGGAGCCTCTTACAACATCAACGCTGACCTGGTTGCCGGCAAAGTCGCTGAGGTTCTTCAAGCGGAGAAACTTATTCTTCTAACTAACATCGCAGGCCTCCTAGACAAAGAGGGCAACATCCTGACCGGTCTCTCAACCAAGCAGGTTGATGCGCTGATCGAGGACGGCACTATCTACGGCGGTATGCTGCCTAAGATCGACTGCGCACTCAGCGCTGTTAAGTCGGGTGTTACCTCAGCACACATTATTGATGGCCGTGTAGAACACTCATGCATGCTTGAGATCTTCACCGATGAAGGTATGGGCACACTGATCACCAACAAATCATTAAAGGTTGAATGATGAGCGAGATCAAAATCTCACGTCGCGACCAGATCTTACAGTCTCTAGCTCAAATGCTAGAGACTAACCCTGGCCAGCGAATCACGACTGCAGAGTTGGCGAAGACCGTTGGTGTATCTGAAGCGGCTCTCTATCGCCACTTTCCAAGCAAGGCTCGCATGTTCGAAGGCCTAATTGAGTTCATCGAACAGACACTTTTTTCACGAATCAAGACGATTACCCAATCAGATGTTGGTTCGATTCGCCAGGTCGAGCAGATCATCACTTTGCTGCTGGCATTTTCTGAAAAGAACCCGGGAATGTCTCGCATATTAGGTGGCGATGCCTTAGCTGGGGAAAATGACCGTTTGCGCCAACAGATCAACCAGCTATTTGAACGTATTGAAACCCAGATTAAACAGATTCTGCGTGAAGCGGAGTTAAAAGAGGGTATTCGCACTGAGTTGCCTGCCGGCTCTACAGCGGGTCTCATCACCGCGACCGCAGAGGGCAGAATTCGCCAGTACGTTCGCACCGAGTTTAAGAAGCGTCCAACAGAGCTTTGGCCTGAACAGTGGAGTCGCCTATCGGTGGGTCTGTTTCGCAAGGTGAATTGATAATGCAGAAGGGGCATTTCGAGTCACACTCGCTGAAGTTTTTCTTAGCCATCTTTGCTCTGATGCTCGCCGCTGCGAACCTGCGCGGAGGGCTCGTAGTCATCGGTCCGCTTGTTGCTGATATTCGGGCATCGCTTGATATCTCTGCAGCGGCTTTTGGCTTCCTAATGACTCTGCCTCTGCTCTGTTTTGCAGGCTTCTCGTTGATTGTCCCTTGGGTCGCGAATCGATTGGCACCGATGCAGGTGGTTGCGATATCACTGCTTGTTCTCGCTATAGGTGCAATAGCGAGGGTCTTTGGCGATTACAGCATGATGGTTGCTGGCACTCTTGTGTTGGGGGCTGGCATCGCAGTTTTGAACGTACTCATCCCATCTCTCGTGAAAGGGCTATTTCCGGGGCAAGCGAGCTGGTTAACCGGTGTTTATACGCTCGTCCTGACCACCTGTGCAGCGTTTAGCTTCTACTCGGCCATACCTTTGCGAGACTACTTTGGCGATTGGCACGCGCCTATGTATATCTGGGCAGCACTCCCGCTTTTAGCATTAGTGGTATGGCTACCGATGCTTAAAGTGAGCTTCAAACCAGCCGCCCCAACCAACGTCAGTAGCAGCGTTTGGCGCCTGCCGAGGGCCTGGTCACTCGCCTTCTTTATGGGGCTACAGTCGGTGCAATTCTATGTATTGGCGACCTGGTTACCGCGCATATTCATGGATGCTGGTTTGAGCGATAGTGAATCGGGACTTATGACCGCGGTCTTTACCGTAATTGGGGTTCCGGCTGCACTCATGACACCGGTCATTGCCGCTAAATTACGCACCCAGCACCCTATTATTTTTATCATTACCCTGTTCGGTTTGATCGGTGTTGGCGGGCTGTGGGTTGCTCCCGCTGAGGGTCGCTATCTATGGGTTGTCTGCCTTGGTCTTTATGGCGGCTCTTCGCTTTCTCTTGCGTTGGCTTTAATTGCAATGAAGTCACACGACATGCGCCAAGCGACTGCGCTATCAGCAATGGTTCAGGGATTTGGTTATTTCCTAGCGAGCTTCGCACCGAGTCTGTTTGGTGCACTCTATGACTGGCAGCAAGATTGGTTACTGCCCATTGCAGTTCTTATCGCCCTACTCTTTGCTCAGGCAATTGCGGGCTGGCCTATTGCCAGCGCCGGTAAAGTAGATGAGCTAGCGTAGCCAAAGTGAAAGAAACTGCAGTTTAGCGTTTCAATACATTAAGGGCTTTTAGCATGGTGTATGCTTGATATAGCTGAAAGTCCTCAACCGCAAGACGATCGTCATCGATCACCTCAGCAACTTTTGCATCAGTTGGGTTATCTAAATGCCCCTCTAGGTCCGCTTCGCGAATCTGACCTACCGGCGCATTCACCACATCAAGCTTATGCTCTTTAACGACGATGTCAGGCGTAATGCCCTGGGCTTGGATTGAGCGTCCATTTGGAGTGAAGTAGCGAGCAGTTGTGATCTTCACCGCACGCGAATCAGATAGTGGCAACACAGACTGTACAGAGCCCTTACCGAAACTCTGAGTACCCATCACAACTGCACGACCCTGATCCTGAAGAGCTCCCGCGACGATCTCTGAAGCTGAAGCGGATCCGCCGTTGATCAGAACCACCATTGGGATATCTGGAACGGCCGTTTCTGCCGTGGCATTAAACTCCATCGCAGCACGCTCTACTCGGCCCTCTGTGTAGACCACAAGTCCTTCACTTAAGAAGGCATCGGATACCTCAACCGCCGCCTGCAAGACACCACCTGGGTTGTTACGCAAGTCGAGAACCAAGGCTTTCAGTTCGTTTTTTTCGTTCAGTTTTGTGATGGCGCTCTTTAGATCAGCACCCGTATTGGCTTGGAATTCACTGATGCGGATAACGCCGTATCCAGGTGCCAGTTCACGAGTACGCACACTGCGGATTTTGATTGCCGCGCGAACCACCTCAAACTGCAAAGGGGCATCTTCACCTTCGCGCATGATGGTGATTGCGATGGGCTCACCTATCTTACCGCGCATAAGGTCAACCGCTTCGCTGAGACTCATCCCCTGAATTGAGATCTCACCTAGCTTGATAATCAGGTCGCCCGACTTAATACCTGCCTCTTTTGCTGGCGTATCGTCGAGTGGGGTGATGACGTGGACAAAACCATCCTTCATACCCACTTCGATGCCGATGCCGCCAAACTCACCGTTGGTGTGTTCCTGAAGATTTGAAAAATCGTTATCGGCCAGGTAATCAGAGTGAGGATCAAGCCCAGAAACCATGCCTCGAATAGCGTCTTCGAGAAGTTGCTTATCAGTCACTGGCTCGACATAAGAGGCTTTAATGCGGCTAAAGACCTCCGCGAACATACGAAGCTCCTCTAACGGAAGTTCCGTGCTCTCACTCATAGGGAGTGCGGTATGTGGCACTGGCTCAGCAGCAACGACCGAAAACGATAGGAGTGTCGCAAAAATTGCTGCCAAAGGTTTCATCTGTGCCATGTTCAAATCCTACTTCTGTTTAGCCAACCAAGGGATAGGGTTGAAGCTTTTACCATCTCGTCGAAGCGAGAAGTAGAGGCCGCTTTTATCGTAACCGCCGCTATCGCCTGTCAGTGCTATCGGATCGCCTGCAATCACCCAATCACCGGTATTACGTAACAAACTCTGATTGTGACCATAGAGTGAGAGGTAACCACCACCATGATCAACAATAATCAACAAGCCGTAACCACGCAGCCATTCAGCGAAAACCACGCGGCCTGGATGAACTACTTTAACGCTCTTACCTGAATCTGCGCTGATAAAGATACCATCTTTAGAGAGGGCGCTCTTTTGGCTACCGTAATTCAACTCAAGACGCCCCTTAATAGGCCAGCTAAGCTTGCCTTTACGCGTCGCAATATCAGGCGCATCAACATCGATTAGATTATTTGCTAGCGACGCCTCCAGCTCGACAATCAGTTGCTCTAACTGCTTC includes these proteins:
- a CDS encoding MFS transporter; the protein is MQKGHFESHSLKFFLAIFALMLAAANLRGGLVVIGPLVADIRASLDISAAAFGFLMTLPLLCFAGFSLIVPWVANRLAPMQVVAISLLVLAIGAIARVFGDYSMMVAGTLVLGAGIAVLNVLIPSLVKGLFPGQASWLTGVYTLVLTTCAAFSFYSAIPLRDYFGDWHAPMYIWAALPLLALVVWLPMLKVSFKPAAPTNVSSSVWRLPRAWSLAFFMGLQSVQFYVLATWLPRIFMDAGLSDSESGLMTAVFTVIGVPAALMTPVIAAKLRTQHPIIFIITLFGLIGVGGLWVAPAEGRYLWVVCLGLYGGSSLSLALALIAMKSHDMRQATALSAMVQGFGYFLASFAPSLFGALYDWQQDWLLPIAVLIALLFAQAIAGWPIASAGKVDELA
- the argB gene encoding acetylglutamate kinase, with the translated sequence MPLTREQAISTANVLSEALPYIQRFVGKTLVIKYGGNAMTDESLQASFARDIVMLKLIGLNPIVVHGGGPQIGDLLEKLNIESHFVNGMRVTDSKTMDVVEMVLGGMVNKDIVGLINSAGGKAIGLTGKDGDLLRARKLTVKHKTPEMEAPEIIDIGHVGEVERVNVGVLEMLVNSDFIPVIAPIGVGEDGASYNINADLVAGKVAEVLQAEKLILLTNIAGLLDKEGNILTGLSTKQVDALIEDGTIYGGMLPKIDCALSAVKSGVTSAHIIDGRVEHSCMLEIFTDEGMGTLITNKSLKVE
- the rpmB gene encoding 50S ribosomal protein L28 translates to MSRVCMVTGKAPVTGNNVSHSQRKTRRRFLPNLHWHRFWVESENKFVRLRVSSKGMRIIDKNGIDTVLADVRSRGIKV
- the coaBC gene encoding bifunctional phosphopantothenoylcysteine decarboxylase/phosphopantothenate--cysteine ligase CoaBC, yielding MHRLTNRHILIGITGGIAAYKAAELTRLFKGVGAEVRVVLTDAGAEFITPLTLQALSGNPVHQSLLDPEAEQGMGHIELARWADLIIVAPATADFMARLSSGMANDLLTTLCLATDAPIALAPAMNQAMWRDPRTQQNLEALLSQGVNIFGPGSGEQACGDTGPGRMLEPTQIMQACANLIAAGPLEGKRVVITAGPTREALDPVRFISNHSSGKMGYALAEAAAKAGAAVTLISGPVALATPKGVQRVGVESAQEMLDASLIAASAADIFIGAAAVADYRPVMVADQKIKKGAEEVMEILLTKNPDIIATIATLEPRPFMVGFAAETENVIAYARSKLERKGLDLVIANDVSQSDIGFNSDDNEVVVVGAGGEIAMPRASKAALAENLIALIAEQIN
- a CDS encoding phosphomannomutase/phosphoglucomutase, whose amino-acid sequence is MNNFRAPLTEFDPSIFRAYDIRGRVPEQLNAQTLYWLGRIIGHVVGLDNSAPVVVGCDGRVSSPDLKKALVCGFRESGRDVIDIGFAPTPLINYTAANLAHNNAIAVTASHNPADQNGLKITIGGKALMDDEIAQLASLLDQPLTTGAGRLTEQSQIANYSYQLCRKIPLMRRWKLVVDSGNGIAGPLAKAVFERQGLIVIPLFDTVDGSFPNHSPDPCVEANLEQLKKRVVSHSADLGIAFDGDGDRVVIVDENGEVLAADHLLVILSQAALERTPEGTVLFDAKCSSVVEELIQTAGGNPLMGRTGHSPMKRLMKTSSAIFGGELSAHYYDADWYGFDDAIYTACRLMERLEQLQTTAALIKLGIPKRDATPEYRIELTAQQHQQLDSQLGSFAFACDAIDHTDGVRLSYPDGWALARLSNTELALVLRYEGHNRLALERIIEHTNNQLRHIDASLTLPDALSLNTL
- the slmA gene encoding nucleoid occlusion factor SlmA, with product MMSEIKISRRDQILQSLAQMLETNPGQRITTAELAKTVGVSEAALYRHFPSKARMFEGLIEFIEQTLFSRIKTITQSDVGSIRQVEQIITLLLAFSEKNPGMSRILGGDALAGENDRLRQQINQLFERIETQIKQILREAELKEGIRTELPAGSTAGLITATAEGRIRQYVRTEFKKRPTELWPEQWSRLSVGLFRKVN
- the rpmG gene encoding 50S ribosomal protein L33, yielding MAKGAREKIRLVSSAGTGHFYTTDKNKRNTPDKFEFKKYDPVVRKHVVYKEAKIK
- the dut gene encoding dUTP diphosphatase, translated to MKKLQVKILDSRLGNSIPMPTYATEGSAGLDLRACVEVPMTLEPGQTELIPTGMAIYIEDPSLCAMILPRSGLGHKHGIVLGNLVGLIDSDYQGQLFVSCWNRGDTTFTIEPGERIAQLVLVPVVQGDFEIVDEFTATDRGEGGFGSSGRH
- a CDS encoding S41 family peptidase, which produces MAQMKPLAAIFATLLSFSVVAAEPVPHTALPMSESTELPLEELRMFAEVFSRIKASYVEPVTDKQLLEDAIRGMVSGLDPHSDYLADNDFSNLQEHTNGEFGGIGIEVGMKDGFVHVITPLDDTPAKEAGIKSGDLIIKLGEISIQGMSLSEAVDLMRGKIGEPIAITIMREGEDAPLQFEVVRAAIKIRSVRTRELAPGYGVIRISEFQANTGADLKSAITKLNEKNELKALVLDLRNNPGGVLQAAVEVSDAFLSEGLVVYTEGRVERAAMEFNATAETAVPDIPMVVLINGGSASASEIVAGALQDQGRAVVMGTQSFGKGSVQSVLPLSDSRAVKITTARYFTPNGRSIQAQGITPDIVVKEHKLDVVNAPVGQIREADLEGHLDNPTDAKVAEVIDDDRLAVEDFQLYQAYTMLKALNVLKR
- a CDS encoding DMT family transporter, with the translated sequence MTKSWMSVVPFAFVLLWSTGFIGARFGLPYIEPFNYLFIRMLLTLGAFFILIQIFRAKWPSWDVAKHQLVTGSLIHAGYLGGVFAAIKMDMPAGVTAIVVGLQPLLTAFLSKYWLGARLNRLAWFGLWLGLLGVVIVLGSGLVDHNFTLNAGAVVAAIVALFAISIGTLYQKRFGTGADLLTGSFIQYVATAVWMGVLTFTFETREVVWDPELIGGLIWLVFGLSVSAILLLLLMIREGESAKVASYFYLVPPATALEAWYLFDERLSALTLLGVVVTVLGVYLTQKASTKQA
- the radC gene encoding DNA repair protein RadC; the protein is MKILDWPANERPRERLLNQDASVLSDAELVALFVGQGLPGCNAVELARNWLKDSGSLRSLLNRDRKQFKQLAGAGDARYVLLQAALELGRRYLAEQLAVGAALNNPDDVKRYLQTQLAGQVREHFGCLFLDAQHRVIEWRVLFSGTINAAAVYPRVIVQEALELNCSAIILAHNHPSGVSEPSLADQQITDRIIAALDLVDIRVLDHLIIAGNQTLSFAERGFL